From the Nitrospirota bacterium genome, one window contains:
- a CDS encoding RnfABCDGE type electron transport complex subunit B, with protein MFELLKPIFELLGQIDITQIIHSIPLPEVGVGGGVEAKEHIDIVPLLKFTAVFIAGLGAVFGAGLAFAAKKFAVQMDPRIEQVKDVLAGAHCGACGYAGCQQYAEAVVQNPQVAPNLCTPGGAKVAAAVARITGKVAELREPIFSRIMCQGDWKNSIKRFKYEGIEDCRAATLTGGGDKSCIYGCLGYGTCMRACPFGAITMSPDYLPVIDIVKCTGCGKCEQACPKKVIEILPAKKAVLVSCHSKDKGGDTRKNCKVGCTGCGICAKVCPFDAPSVTSNLSRIDLDKCKVCGLCVPKCPTGAIFDFIPSRPKAFVLDNCIGCLICKKVCPQDAISGELKKMHSVDQSRCIGCGICTSKCPVQAIDGTFNATEVFRLAAEKKAQKAVAA; from the coding sequence ATGTTTGAGCTTTTAAAACCAATATTCGAGCTTCTTGGGCAGATAGATATTACACAGATAATCCATTCTATTCCTTTGCCAGAGGTTGGTGTAGGTGGTGGAGTAGAGGCAAAAGAGCATATTGACATAGTGCCTCTTTTAAAATTCACAGCCGTATTCATTGCAGGTCTTGGTGCTGTTTTCGGAGCGGGGCTTGCCTTTGCCGCAAAGAAGTTTGCAGTTCAGATGGACCCCCGCATAGAGCAGGTCAAGGATGTTCTTGCAGGAGCACACTGTGGTGCATGCGGATATGCAGGATGTCAGCAGTATGCAGAGGCAGTTGTGCAAAACCCTCAGGTCGCACCAAATCTCTGCACCCCAGGAGGCGCAAAGGTTGCAGCCGCTGTAGCAAGAATCACAGGGAAGGTGGCTGAGCTTAGAGAGCCCATATTTTCGAGGATTATGTGTCAGGGAGATTGGAAAAACTCTATAAAAAGATTTAAATACGAGGGCATAGAGGACTGCCGAGCCGCAACTCTTACAGGTGGCGGAGACAAAAGCTGTATCTACGGATGCCTTGGCTATGGCACATGCATGAGGGCATGTCCGTTTGGTGCAATAACGATGAGCCCAGACTACCTGCCAGTGATTGACATAGTGAAATGCACTGGCTGTGGGAAATGCGAGCAGGCATGCCCGAAAAAGGTTATAGAGATACTGCCTGCTAAAAAGGCTGTCTTAGTGTCCTGCCATTCAAAAGACAAGGGCGGAGATACAAGGAAAAACTGTAAGGTTGGCTGCACAGGCTGTGGAATATGCGCAAAGGTCTGCCCGTTCGATGCACCTTCGGTTACAAGCAACCTCTCAAGGATAGACCTCGACAAATGCAAGGTCTGCGGGCTATGCGTTCCAAAATGCCCAACCGGTGCAATCTTTGATTTTATACCATCGAGGCCAAAGGCATTTGTGCTTGATAACTGTATTGGCTGTCTGATATGCAAAAAAGTCTGTCCTCAGGATGCAATCTCAGGCGAGCTTAAGAAGATGCACTCTGTTGACCAGAGTAGATGCATAGGATGTGGCATATGCACATCAAAATGTCCTGTTCAGGCAATAGATGGGACATTCAATGCGACTGAGGTCTTCAGGCTTGCCGCAGAGAAGAAGGCACAGAAGGCAGTAGCTGCCTGA
- a CDS encoding RnfABCDGE type electron transport complex subunit G, whose protein sequence is MTTKDMIKITINLAVIYIIGGLLLAGVYAKTSPVIYQKNEEEKQAALKEMMPDAGSILNAGEWQPLHKHANFYEAKSGDETTGYVAETFGKGYSSYIHVFVATDKNLVIKKIKILGHAETPGLGDEIEKDYFLKQFDGKDLDHLEVVKTETPDKIQAITGATISSRAVTNGVKDAVTMLKEKAEGNAPEEEKTHGKGVE, encoded by the coding sequence ATGACAACTAAAGACATGATAAAAATCACTATTAATCTTGCAGTCATATACATTATAGGAGGGCTTTTGCTTGCAGGAGTTTACGCAAAAACCTCACCTGTCATCTATCAGAAAAACGAGGAGGAAAAACAGGCCGCACTTAAGGAGATGATGCCTGATGCAGGAAGCATCCTGAATGCAGGAGAGTGGCAGCCCCTTCACAAGCATGCTAACTTCTATGAGGCAAAAAGCGGAGATGAAACCACAGGGTATGTTGCCGAGACCTTTGGCAAGGGATATTCAAGCTACATACATGTCTTTGTGGCAACGGACAAAAACCTTGTTATAAAGAAGATTAAAATCTTAGGGCATGCAGAGACCCCGGGCTTAGGAGATGAGATAGAAAAGGATTATTTCCTTAAGCAGTTCGATGGCAAAGACTTAGACCACCTTGAGGTTGTTAAGACAGAGACACCTGACAAGATACAGGCAATCACAGGTGCAACAATCTCAAGCAGGGCTGTAACAAATGGAGTAAAGGATGCAGTCACGATGCTTAAGGAAAAGGCAGAAGGCAATGCACCTGAGGAGGAGAAAACTCACGGGAAGGGGGTAGAATGA
- a CDS encoding DUF2344 domain-containing protein has protein sequence MNLSCFQRPSRYINNELNSIKKDASLRVCLSFPDIYEIGMSHLGLKILYKIINDLPYASAERAFHPWLDMEAHMRQKKIPLCSLESKTPIREFDIIGFSLQYELSYPAVLNMLSLGGIPLKAEERQDSSPLIIAGGPCTTNPLPMSPFIDAFFIGDAEEAIKEIAETVLRWKNHGDKGKHSLIKKLAEIEGIYVPSESSYAKRRIIGYLNDAPYPTSPVVPYAQIVHDRINIEVSRGCSMGCRFCQAGMIYRPVRERTPKKAIALVENSLASTGYEEVSFTSLSAGDYTSLIPLLKEFNRRFSMDKVSVSLPSLRVKAVNADILKEIKSVRKTGFTIAPEAGTERLRCVINKDFGEEDYERALVSLFKAGWHNLKLYFMIGLPTETHEDIEAIPKMVFKALKTAKTYTSRYVNINVSVSPFVPKPHTPFQWCAMEDISEIKAKKAYLKKALKGINLKGHDEHMSLLEAVIAKGDKRLSGLIETAFMEGVKLPAWSEAFDFGLWLRAMDKTGIDVFQYAKKDFGIDEPLPWDIIDTGINKEFLKKEFRLAHSCQKTEGCRVSCAVCGLNCKAKDPNSVSTEDSNLVAQTPSIQTHLLRKPVRLRVEFSKTGALRYLSHRELITLMSRALRKAGVRLRYSEGFHPVPRLSFCPPLNVGVSGLKEYFDMEVLSPYNLDELIGMVNSELKDGVKIKRIHPVSLNEPSLQSFISRYEYEIIGGAENFDKRRQEQNTDGTVEALNVMNEKVNLILKDTAHKKVRLDDVLRELFGAPLCEFDITRLCLYGLSTDGRWMAPIR, from the coding sequence GTGAACCTTTCCTGTTTTCAAAGACCAAGCAGATACATAAATAACGAGCTCAACTCCATAAAAAAGGATGCCTCATTAAGGGTCTGTCTTTCGTTCCCCGATATATACGAGATTGGCATGTCCCACCTTGGACTCAAGATTCTATATAAGATTATCAACGACCTGCCTTATGCTTCTGCAGAAAGGGCATTTCATCCATGGCTTGATATGGAAGCTCATATGAGGCAGAAGAAAATCCCCCTTTGCTCTTTAGAATCGAAAACACCTATAAGGGAGTTTGACATTATAGGCTTTAGCCTTCAGTATGAGCTTTCATACCCTGCTGTTTTAAATATGCTTTCCCTCGGAGGCATTCCCCTCAAGGCAGAGGAAAGGCAGGATAGCTCTCCTTTGATAATTGCAGGTGGCCCATGCACTACAAACCCTTTGCCAATGTCTCCTTTTATAGATGCCTTCTTTATAGGAGATGCCGAGGAGGCAATAAAGGAAATAGCAGAGACGGTTTTAAGATGGAAGAATCATGGGGATAAAGGAAAACACTCGCTGATTAAGAAGCTTGCCGAGATTGAGGGGATATATGTGCCTTCTGAAAGCTCATATGCAAAAAGACGGATTATAGGCTACTTAAATGATGCACCCTATCCCACAAGTCCAGTTGTGCCTTATGCGCAAATAGTTCACGACAGAATAAACATAGAGGTTTCACGGGGCTGTTCAATGGGCTGTAGGTTCTGTCAGGCAGGTATGATATACAGACCAGTGAGGGAAAGGACACCTAAAAAGGCAATTGCCCTCGTAGAGAACTCCCTTGCCTCAACTGGCTACGAGGAGGTCTCTTTCACATCCCTTAGCGCAGGAGATTATACCTCGCTTATCCCGCTTCTTAAGGAGTTCAATAGAAGGTTCTCTATGGATAAGGTCTCTGTTTCACTTCCTTCCTTAAGGGTCAAGGCAGTCAATGCCGACATACTCAAGGAGATTAAGTCTGTCAGAAAAACAGGCTTTACTATTGCTCCAGAGGCAGGAACAGAAAGACTAAGATGCGTTATAAATAAGGACTTTGGAGAGGAAGACTATGAGAGAGCACTCGTAAGCCTATTCAAGGCAGGGTGGCACAATCTTAAGCTCTACTTCATGATAGGGCTTCCAACAGAGACACATGAAGACATAGAGGCAATACCCAAAATGGTCTTTAAGGCACTAAAGACTGCAAAGACCTATACCTCGAGGTATGTGAATATCAATGTCTCTGTGTCTCCTTTCGTTCCAAAGCCTCACACCCCATTTCAGTGGTGTGCCATGGAGGACATCTCCGAGATAAAGGCAAAAAAAGCTTATCTTAAAAAGGCACTTAAGGGTATAAACCTTAAGGGACATGACGAGCATATGAGCCTGCTTGAGGCAGTCATAGCAAAAGGCGACAAAAGGCTCTCAGGGCTTATCGAGACTGCTTTCATGGAAGGGGTAAAACTTCCTGCATGGTCAGAGGCATTTGACTTTGGACTCTGGCTTAGGGCAATGGACAAGACAGGCATCGATGTCTTCCAGTATGCAAAAAAGGACTTTGGCATAGATGAGCCTCTTCCATGGGATATTATCGATACAGGGATAAATAAGGAATTTCTGAAAAAAGAGTTTCGATTAGCACATTCATGCCAAAAGACAGAGGGCTGTCGGGTCTCATGCGCTGTTTGCGGGCTGAATTGCAAAGCGAAAGACCCCAATTCGGTCTCAACCGAAGATTCCAACTTGGTTGCACAAACACCTTCCATCCAAACACATCTCCTAAGAAAGCCTGTCAGATTAAGGGTGGAGTTTTCAAAGACAGGAGCGCTCCGCTATCTTTCCCACAGAGAGCTTATAACCCTCATGAGCAGGGCTCTTAGAAAGGCAGGCGTAAGGCTCAGATACTCAGAGGGATTCCATCCTGTGCCAAGGCTTTCTTTTTGCCCTCCACTTAATGTTGGAGTCTCTGGACTAAAGGAGTATTTTGACATGGAGGTCCTCTCCCCATACAATCTCGATGAGCTTATCGGAATGGTCAATTCGGAATTAAAAGACGGAGTGAAGATAAAAAGAATTCATCCTGTAAGCCTTAACGAGCCCTCACTTCAGAGCTTTATATCGCGATACGAATATGAGATAATAGGAGGGGCTGAGAACTTCGATAAAAGGAGGCAGGAGCAAAACACAGATGGCACGGTAGAGGCTCTAAATGTCATGAACGAAAAGGTAAACCTTATACTCAAGGACACGGCTCATAAGAAGGTAAGATTAGATGATGTGCTCAGAGAGCTGTTTGGTGCGCCCCTTTGTGAGTTCGACATAACGAGGCTTTGCCTTTATGGTCTTTCTACTGATGGCAGGTGGATGGCTCCAATAAGATGA
- a CDS encoding electron transport complex subunit RsxA has product MEFGRLLELIIAASLINNFVFTRFLGLCIFFGVSKKMETAVGMSITFTAVMVISAALAWLVYEYAMIPLDITFLKIIVFIGIIAAFVQSADIIMRKISPGLYYKLGVYLALIATNCIILAVPLINAGERYDLIESLAFGVGSGLGFSLALVIMASIREKLELARVPRPFQGLPIAFVTTGLIALAFTGFSGLITL; this is encoded by the coding sequence ATGGAATTCGGAAGACTTTTAGAGCTTATAATAGCCGCATCCCTTATAAACAACTTTGTCTTTACGAGGTTTCTTGGGCTATGTATATTCTTTGGGGTCTCAAAGAAGATGGAGACAGCAGTTGGCATGTCCATAACATTCACTGCGGTCATGGTAATCAGTGCGGCATTGGCATGGCTTGTATATGAGTATGCAATGATACCTCTGGATATAACATTTCTTAAGATAATTGTCTTCATAGGGATTATTGCGGCATTTGTGCAGTCAGCAGACATCATAATGAGAAAGATAAGCCCAGGGCTTTACTATAAGTTGGGCGTCTACCTTGCCCTTATAGCTACAAACTGCATAATCCTTGCAGTGCCTTTGATTAATGCAGGCGAGAGATATGACCTTATAGAAAGCCTTGCCTTTGGAGTGGGCTCGGGTCTTGGCTTTTCCCTCGCACTTGTTATAATGGCAAGCATCAGGGAAAAGTTAGAGCTTGCCAGAGTGCCAAGACCGTTTCAGGGGCTTCCAATAGCATTTGTGACAACAGGGCTTATAGCCTTAGCATTTACAGGGTTTTCAGGGTTGATAACCCTTTAA
- the rsxE gene encoding electron transport complex subunit RsxE: MNHHEAEKHNYWHLVRDGLFKENTIFRLAISLCPAIAVTNSLKNGFWMGIAVLFVQVMVNITVSSIKGFINPKIRIPIFMLIISGWVSVTDMAMAAFVRDTYKDVGLYIQLIVAFASILAMAEMFASKQKVVPSIFNGIGSGVGFMFALITISFFRELLGRGTLLEGTRWIIEVTPFKPLLIMLLPTGGFFAVGILMGFFNWVDMRFYGGKGAGGAGGH; encoded by the coding sequence ATGAACCACCACGAAGCAGAAAAGCATAATTACTGGCATCTTGTTAGGGATGGGCTATTTAAGGAAAATACCATATTCAGGCTTGCCATAAGCCTCTGCCCTGCAATAGCAGTCACAAACAGCCTCAAAAACGGCTTTTGGATGGGTATTGCTGTGCTTTTTGTGCAGGTGATGGTCAATATAACGGTGTCTTCCATCAAGGGCTTCATCAACCCAAAAATCAGAATCCCCATATTCATGCTCATAATCTCAGGCTGGGTCTCTGTCACAGACATGGCAATGGCAGCATTTGTTCGGGATACATACAAGGATGTGGGCCTTTATATACAGCTTATCGTTGCCTTTGCCTCAATCCTTGCAATGGCAGAGATGTTTGCAAGCAAACAAAAGGTAGTGCCATCTATATTTAATGGCATAGGCTCGGGTGTTGGCTTCATGTTTGCACTCATTACAATCAGTTTCTTTAGAGAGCTTCTTGGAAGGGGCACCCTTCTTGAGGGCACAAGGTGGATAATTGAGGTAACTCCCTTCAAACCCCTCCTGATAATGCTTCTTCCAACAGGAGGATTTTTTGCAGTCGGCATACTTATGGGGTTTTTTAACTGGGTAGATATGAGGTTTTATGGTGGAAAGGGCGCTGGAGGCGCAGGAGGGCATTAG
- a CDS encoding RnfABCDGE type electron transport complex subunit D, translating to MEAIKKEHELIVSVSPHIKSGETVSKIMWAVNISLLPALVAGLYFFGPKALYVTLISTVTAVVSEWAVEKMAGREITIRDGSAVLTGLLLGMNLPAGAPFYIPIIGSFVAVAVTKQLFGGLGFNIFNPALIGRAFVLITWPRAMTTWIEPTARFVAMDAKTTATPLGILKEEGLGRLITEFGTKADLYSNLVFGQRAGSLGETSVIALLIGAAFLLYKRYITWHIPFSFLATVAVMAWAFGGKNPETDKFMLFAGDPLLHLLSGGLMLGAFFMATDYVTVPTVRKGQIIFGIGCGAITMLIRLKGGYPEGVMFAILLMNCFTPLIDRSLKAVPFGKRKEEKK from the coding sequence ATGGAGGCTATAAAGAAAGAACATGAACTCATAGTATCCGTAAGCCCTCATATTAAAAGCGGAGAGACCGTCTCGAAGATTATGTGGGCAGTGAATATCTCTCTTTTGCCTGCCCTTGTTGCAGGGCTTTATTTCTTTGGGCCAAAGGCACTTTATGTCACTTTAATCTCAACCGTAACGGCAGTTGTCTCTGAATGGGCTGTCGAAAAGATGGCGGGCAGAGAGATAACCATAAGAGATGGCAGTGCAGTTCTCACAGGGCTTCTTTTAGGAATGAACCTTCCTGCTGGAGCGCCTTTTTACATACCAATAATCGGCTCATTCGTGGCAGTGGCTGTAACAAAACAGCTTTTTGGCGGTCTTGGCTTTAACATATTCAATCCAGCCCTCATAGGAAGGGCATTCGTGCTTATTACATGGCCAAGGGCAATGACCACATGGATTGAGCCAACTGCCCGGTTCGTTGCAATGGATGCAAAGACAACTGCAACACCTCTGGGAATCCTCAAAGAAGAAGGACTTGGAAGGCTCATTACGGAATTCGGCACAAAGGCTGACCTCTATAGCAACCTTGTTTTTGGACAGCGTGCAGGCTCTCTGGGCGAGACATCCGTTATAGCACTTCTTATTGGAGCGGCTTTTCTTCTTTATAAAAGGTATATAACATGGCATATTCCTTTTTCTTTCCTTGCAACAGTAGCAGTCATGGCATGGGCATTTGGAGGAAAAAACCCAGAGACAGACAAATTCATGCTCTTTGCAGGCGACCCCCTACTACATCTCCTAAGTGGTGGTCTTATGCTGGGGGCATTCTTTATGGCAACTGACTATGTAACTGTGCCAACTGTCAGAAAGGGTCAGATTATCTTTGGGATTGGGTGTGGAGCAATAACAATGCTCATCCGTCTTAAGGGAGGGTATCCAGAGGGCGTAATGTTTGCAATACTCCTTATGAACTGCTTTACACCTCTCATAGATAGAAGCTTGAAGGCAGTTCCGTTTGGCAAGAGGAAGGAGGAGAAGAAATGA